One genomic window of Candidatus Nitrospira inopinata includes the following:
- the gspM gene encoding type II secretion system protein GspM yields the protein MMQSLQERWRQLSPRERTIVLVGGIVVGLGLLFALVVDPLLDSYDRLVRQEARKRKDLQELAALSQEYAVKRARLSQTEQRLPEAGGHFSLLAFMEEAAGTARVRDRIAGMQPQVQTLPSGYEETAVDLRLDGVQLPELLNLLVTIDQAPYDLQVRHLKIRPKFDDPVNLEATLRVLSYAKSR from the coding sequence ATGATGCAGAGTCTCCAAGAACGCTGGCGGCAGCTTTCTCCTCGCGAGCGAACGATCGTGCTCGTCGGCGGCATCGTCGTCGGCCTCGGCCTGCTCTTCGCGCTCGTCGTCGACCCCCTGCTCGACTCGTACGACCGGCTGGTCCGCCAGGAAGCGCGCAAGCGCAAAGACCTTCAGGAATTGGCCGCCTTGAGCCAGGAGTACGCGGTCAAACGAGCGCGTCTCTCGCAAACCGAGCAACGTCTGCCGGAGGCGGGCGGTCACTTTTCTCTGCTGGCTTTTATGGAGGAGGCCGCCGGTACGGCCCGCGTGCGGGACCGGATCGCCGGCATGCAGCCGCAGGTTCAAACGCTCCCCTCGGGATATGAAGAAACGGCGGTCGATCTCCGGCTGGACGGCGTACAGTTGCCGGAGTTGCTGAATCTGCTCGTGACGATCGACCAAGCGCCCTATGACCTGCAAGTCCGTCACTTGAAAATCCGCCCGAAATTCGACGACCCCGTCAACCTGGAAGCGACGCTCCGGGTGCTGAGTTATGCGAAAAGCCGATGA
- the gspK gene encoding type II secretion system minor pseudopilin GspK translates to MRKADERGIALLLALLALALLTAIVLEFDAEARREYREAAAFRDHVKSGTLTRAAIQAASAALQRDFLRDKRSGERFDGPLDLWALPIKNYAIGDGLLSAQIQDERGKLNLNDLVASADDPIQSKTRIDRIRRLFELLQINPDLVDALIDWLDQDDNPRPTGAESLHYQSLRPAYRAANGPLQAINDLRLIKGFTPDIIDRLARYVTVYPIEGGAPVNINTAEPAVIQALDPDITPTMASEIVQGRPYKTKEELNRIGSFVDIGAKLRASGSVYDVKSDYFSARLTITVNESVKNAFVVLHRDADKGHCTVKYLRVF, encoded by the coding sequence ATGCGAAAAGCCGATGAACGAGGAATCGCGCTGCTGCTTGCCCTGCTTGCGCTGGCGCTCCTGACGGCGATCGTTCTTGAATTCGACGCGGAAGCGCGGCGCGAATACCGCGAAGCGGCCGCGTTCCGCGACCATGTCAAGTCCGGCACGTTGACGCGCGCGGCCATTCAAGCGGCGAGCGCGGCTCTTCAACGGGATTTTTTGCGCGACAAACGAAGCGGCGAACGGTTCGACGGCCCGCTCGACCTGTGGGCGCTCCCGATCAAGAATTACGCGATCGGCGACGGATTGTTGAGCGCCCAAATTCAGGACGAGCGCGGCAAACTGAATCTCAACGATCTTGTGGCTTCCGCCGACGACCCGATCCAATCCAAAACCCGCATCGACCGAATCCGTCGGCTCTTCGAATTGCTTCAGATCAATCCCGACCTGGTCGACGCCCTGATCGATTGGCTCGATCAGGATGACAACCCAAGACCGACCGGCGCGGAAAGCCTGCACTACCAATCGTTGCGGCCCGCCTATCGGGCCGCCAACGGCCCGCTCCAGGCGATCAACGATTTACGGCTGATCAAAGGGTTTACGCCCGACATCATCGATCGGCTCGCGCGCTACGTCACCGTGTACCCGATCGAAGGCGGCGCGCCGGTGAACATCAACACGGCCGAGCCGGCCGTCATCCAGGCTCTCGACCCGGACATCACGCCGACGATGGCCTCGGAAATCGTGCAGGGGCGCCCCTACAAAACCAAAGAGGAGTTGAACCGCATCGGGAGCTTCGTGGACATCGGCGCCAAGTTGCGCGCATCCGGGTCCGTGTACGACGTCAAGAGCGACTATTTTTCGGCCCGGCTCACCATCACGGTCAATGAATCGGTCAAGAACGCCTTCGTCGTCTTGCACCGAGACGCGGACAAAGGCCACTGCACCGTCAAATATCTACGGGTGTTTTGA
- the gspF gene encoding type II secretion system inner membrane protein GspF, with translation MPVYQYRGYRTDGGSAAGIIDAENPKVARLKLRKEGIFPTEVAEQARSSIGRAAGTRTDPTYRSGRSASLTSGELALITRQFATLLVAGLPLVDALGVIVDQADKKPVKALFADIREQIRAGRSLSDVLEAHEKDFSRIYVHMVRAGEASGALDQILFRLAEFLEKQLALKHKVTNAVLYPALMLVVGVAVLFFLMTFVVPKITAVFADMNHALPWPTVALMAVSGFFSDYWPLLVGLVAGGAILVRKSLQTERGRTTADRLILRLPLIGEVARMVSISRLAGTLATMLASGVQLLDALDVSKRVMNNRILEEAVESARQNIREGETIADPLKRSGEFPALVTHMIAVGERSGEMEEMLGRLSQIYDGEVERVITRLTSLMEPVMILTMGLIVFFIVVAILLPIFEMGQMV, from the coding sequence ATGCCTGTCTATCAATACCGCGGCTATCGCACCGACGGGGGCTCCGCGGCCGGCATCATCGACGCCGAGAACCCCAAGGTCGCCCGCCTCAAGCTTCGAAAAGAAGGAATCTTTCCCACCGAGGTCGCCGAACAAGCCCGCTCGTCGATCGGACGCGCGGCGGGAACAAGAACCGACCCAACCTATCGTTCCGGCCGCTCCGCCTCCTTGACCTCCGGCGAGCTGGCGCTGATCACGAGGCAATTCGCCACCCTGCTGGTCGCCGGCCTGCCGTTGGTCGACGCGTTGGGCGTCATCGTGGACCAAGCCGACAAAAAACCCGTCAAGGCATTGTTCGCGGACATTCGTGAGCAGATTCGAGCCGGTCGATCGCTGAGCGACGTCCTGGAAGCGCACGAGAAAGACTTCTCCCGCATCTACGTGCACATGGTCCGAGCCGGGGAAGCCAGCGGGGCGCTCGATCAGATTCTGTTCCGCTTGGCCGAATTTTTGGAAAAACAGTTGGCGCTCAAGCACAAAGTGACCAACGCCGTCCTCTATCCAGCCCTGATGCTCGTCGTCGGCGTCGCCGTCCTGTTCTTCCTGATGACCTTCGTCGTGCCCAAGATCACCGCCGTCTTTGCGGACATGAACCACGCCTTGCCGTGGCCGACCGTCGCGCTGATGGCGGTGAGCGGGTTTTTCTCGGACTATTGGCCGCTGCTGGTCGGCCTCGTCGCCGGCGGCGCGATCCTCGTTCGAAAATCCCTGCAAACCGAACGAGGCCGGACGACGGCGGACCGACTGATTCTGCGGTTGCCGCTGATCGGGGAAGTCGCGCGGATGGTGTCGATCTCCAGACTGGCCGGCACGCTGGCGACGATGCTGGCCAGCGGCGTTCAGCTTCTTGACGCGTTGGACGTCTCCAAGCGCGTCATGAACAATCGAATCTTGGAAGAGGCCGTGGAAAGCGCCCGGCAAAACATCCGCGAAGGCGAAACCATCGCCGACCCCTTGAAGCGGAGCGGCGAATTTCCGGCGCTGGTCACCCACATGATCGCCGTCGGAGAGCGCAGCGGCGAGATGGAGGAAATGCTCGGACGCCTCAGTCAGATTTACGACGGCGAAGTGGAGCGAGTGATCACCCGATTGACGTCGCTCATGGAGCCGGTCATGATTTTGACCATGGGCTTGATCGTGTTTTTCATCGTGGTGGCCATTCTCCTGCCCATCTTCGAAATGGGGCAGATGGTGTGA
- the pilM gene encoding pilus assembly protein PilM, giving the protein MAIVTECVGLDVGQTGLKAVRFRRRLSGRESIDYFHRPLPFARPEDLDPARRVQALRGFLWQHGLYATDRLVTAIPCHDLFVRTLSFPFKDAAKLTQIVPFEVENLVPMPLEDLAIDSVVLPPGRVSDGSSREHKGSEVLVTAAPKDKVAEHLRFLAQADVEPSAVNVDALALFSVTQYLRSEHQDVPDDLVVIDVGASKTTLCLVHEGRPVVLRTVLWGGNHLTRALATRERCGFAEAERLKRGMAVEQMEAWLDPLVRELYVTIQAYEGSQRGRLTHCWVSGGGSKLREMGGFVARQLGLYPVGPRQGFGPDSPRAFSIAFGLAVHPKIVKPRWRFTPSADGLALDFKSVSGEETSKAKASKSDLRLALGAALIIGLLAVADFSIHFVLQRNRVSDLKAALQSRYEQAFGSTAAPGDELDQARHRIASIDKTLAVIDGSGEKALPILSAFVKELPSGTPVKVRELTVDAGTILLEGETSSFDAVDKIKHAFASSARFEDVSVSETRVGAVPNQVVFRMTVTVRRP; this is encoded by the coding sequence ATGGCGATCGTGACCGAATGTGTCGGACTTGACGTCGGGCAGACGGGGCTCAAAGCCGTCCGCTTTCGCCGGCGATTGAGCGGACGCGAATCCATCGACTATTTTCACCGGCCGTTGCCGTTCGCCCGTCCCGAAGATTTGGACCCCGCGCGCCGAGTCCAGGCCCTGCGGGGGTTTCTCTGGCAACACGGCCTCTACGCCACCGATCGCCTGGTCACCGCCATTCCCTGCCACGACTTGTTCGTTCGAACGCTCTCGTTCCCCTTCAAGGATGCGGCCAAACTGACCCAAATCGTCCCCTTCGAGGTGGAAAACCTGGTGCCCATGCCGCTCGAAGACCTGGCGATCGACAGCGTCGTCTTGCCGCCCGGTCGCGTGTCCGATGGGTCGTCCCGAGAGCACAAAGGGTCGGAAGTGCTCGTCACCGCCGCTCCGAAAGACAAGGTGGCCGAGCATCTCCGATTTTTGGCCCAAGCCGACGTCGAACCGTCGGCCGTCAACGTCGACGCGCTGGCCCTCTTCTCCGTCACCCAGTATCTGCGGAGCGAGCACCAGGACGTCCCCGATGATCTGGTCGTCATCGACGTCGGCGCGTCGAAGACGACCCTCTGTCTGGTTCACGAAGGACGACCGGTGGTGCTTCGAACCGTTCTGTGGGGCGGCAACCACCTGACCCGCGCCTTGGCGACGCGGGAGCGATGCGGGTTTGCCGAGGCCGAACGCCTCAAGCGCGGCATGGCGGTCGAGCAGATGGAAGCGTGGCTCGACCCGCTGGTTCGGGAACTCTACGTCACGATTCAAGCCTACGAAGGATCGCAGCGCGGCCGATTGACCCACTGCTGGGTCTCGGGAGGAGGCTCCAAGCTTCGAGAAATGGGAGGATTCGTGGCCCGCCAATTGGGCCTTTATCCCGTCGGCCCCAGACAGGGATTCGGCCCCGACAGCCCGCGCGCCTTCTCGATCGCGTTCGGGCTGGCCGTCCATCCGAAGATCGTCAAACCCCGTTGGCGATTCACGCCGTCCGCGGACGGCCTGGCCCTCGATTTCAAAAGCGTCTCCGGCGAAGAAACGTCGAAAGCCAAGGCTTCCAAGTCCGACCTTCGCTTGGCCCTTGGCGCGGCGCTGATCATCGGACTCCTCGCCGTCGCCGACTTTTCGATTCATTTCGTGCTGCAACGGAATCGCGTCTCCGATCTGAAGGCGGCGTTGCAATCGCGCTATGAGCAGGCGTTCGGATCGACCGCCGCGCCGGGAGACGAACTCGATCAAGCGCGCCATCGGATCGCTTCGATCGATAAAACTCTGGCCGTCATCGACGGCTCAGGGGAAAAAGCTCTTCCGATACTGTCGGCGTTCGTCAAAGAACTGCCGTCCGGCACCCCGGTGAAAGTCCGTGAGCTGACGGTCGACGCCGGAACAATCCTTTTGGAAGGGGAGACCTCGTCCTTCGACGCGGTGGACAAAATCAAACACGCCTTCGCGTCGAGCGCCCGTTTCGAGGACGTCTCCGTCTCGGAAACCCGCGTGGGCGCGGTGCCGAACCAGGTGGTGTTCCGCATGACCGTCACGGTGCGTCGGCCATGA
- a CDS encoding STAS domain-containing protein, producing MALQVRERSMPNGVILELAGDLTYANREQFKTAVESVRQRGVRHLVLDMSSVRFIDSSGLGLLALVAQQFKLTQGRLSLLKPQAYVREIMALANIPSLIPMYESEQDAVASCAKAA from the coding sequence ATGGCGTTGCAAGTACGGGAGCGTTCCATGCCCAACGGGGTGATCCTTGAGTTAGCGGGGGATCTGACCTATGCGAACCGCGAACAATTCAAGACGGCCGTGGAGTCGGTTCGCCAGCGGGGGGTCCGGCATCTGGTGTTGGATATGTCGAGTGTGCGGTTCATCGACAGTTCCGGCCTGGGACTGTTGGCGCTGGTGGCCCAGCAATTCAAATTGACGCAAGGACGGTTGAGTTTGTTGAAGCCCCAGGCGTACGTGCGGGAAATCATGGCGCTGGCCAACATTCCGTCGTTGATCCCCATGTACGAAAGCGAGCAGGATGCCGTGGCCTCCTGTGCGAAAGCGGCGTAG
- the gspG gene encoding type II secretion system major pseudopilin GspG yields the protein MQTIRRTTEWTRRRVGERGFTFIEIMVVVAILAILAALVVPRIMGRTDEAKRTAAKVQIRNIEGALQLYKLDNGVYPSTEQGLRALVEKPTVGVIPKKWKPGGYLPKLPEDPWGNPFKYQSPSPRGEYEIVSLGVDGEVGGEGANADITNWNLDKD from the coding sequence GTGCAGACGATCAGACGGACGACGGAATGGACGCGGCGCCGCGTCGGCGAACGCGGATTCACTTTTATCGAGATCATGGTCGTGGTGGCCATTTTGGCCATTCTCGCCGCGTTGGTCGTCCCCCGCATCATGGGACGGACGGACGAAGCCAAACGCACGGCGGCCAAGGTACAAATCAGAAACATCGAGGGGGCGCTCCAACTGTACAAATTGGACAACGGTGTTTATCCCTCGACGGAGCAGGGACTCAGGGCGCTGGTGGAAAAACCGACCGTCGGCGTGATTCCGAAAAAGTGGAAACCGGGCGGCTACCTGCCGAAGCTTCCGGAAGATCCGTGGGGAAATCCGTTTAAGTACCAGAGCCCGAGCCCGAGGGGCGAATATGAAATCGTGTCCCTCGGCGTCGACGGGGAAGTCGGAGGGGAAGGCGCCAACGCGGACATCACCAACTGGAATTTGGACAAGGACTAA
- a CDS encoding PP2C family protein-serine/threonine phosphatase, translated as MKPSCPHDDPIGRSGAAEETAVKERQTVLIVDDDPVARLAMTGRVKRLGYRVLEAADGRSGLELLRRERPELTILDWMMPDLDGPSFCEQVRDDPEVGSSQILMMTSNDHPEHIAEGLARGADDFLSKAASRQEIIARVQAGIRAALLIRQLEQVTDELRSKQALLDEELQSAARYVESLLPMPGIVLPGVELAHLYRPSLALGGDLYNVVRCGDDSVGLYLLDASGHGVSSALRSAALATFLREDSLLRYVGSRDPGAIVTEANRLFPLTERGDYFTILVARLDLRFQRLLYATAGHSGACVHRRGGTMEWFVPPSLPLGFAPGQRYRTVEIGFLPGDRLYVMSDGLYEIPNSTGELWGKERLGFALKEAAGRPLQDALSHAVAEAARWSGQNCFPDDVAVMGIELKA; from the coding sequence ATGAAGCCATCTTGTCCTCACGATGATCCGATCGGCCGGTCTGGAGCCGCCGAGGAGACAGCCGTCAAGGAGCGCCAGACGGTGCTCATCGTGGATGACGATCCGGTGGCCCGCTTGGCCATGACCGGCAGGGTGAAACGGCTCGGTTACCGCGTCCTTGAAGCCGCCGATGGGCGAAGCGGTCTTGAACTCCTCCGGCGTGAGCGGCCGGAACTGACCATTTTGGATTGGATGATGCCCGATCTGGACGGACCGTCGTTTTGTGAGCAGGTGCGCGACGATCCAGAGGTCGGCTCAAGCCAAATCCTCATGATGACGAGCAACGATCACCCCGAACACATCGCGGAGGGGTTGGCGCGCGGGGCGGATGATTTTTTAAGCAAGGCGGCGAGCCGTCAAGAGATCATCGCCAGGGTCCAGGCCGGGATCAGAGCGGCGCTGTTGATTCGTCAGTTGGAACAGGTCACGGACGAGTTGCGGAGCAAACAGGCGTTGTTGGACGAGGAGCTACAATCGGCCGCCCGCTATGTGGAATCTCTTTTGCCGATGCCGGGCATCGTGCTCCCCGGCGTCGAACTGGCTCATCTCTACCGTCCTTCGCTGGCGCTGGGCGGTGATTTGTACAACGTCGTTCGATGTGGCGATGACTCAGTGGGACTCTATTTGCTCGATGCCTCTGGACACGGGGTGTCGTCGGCCCTTCGGTCCGCCGCTCTTGCCACGTTTCTGCGGGAGGACAGTCTGCTGCGTTACGTCGGCTCTCGCGATCCCGGCGCCATTGTGACGGAGGCCAACCGGCTGTTTCCCCTGACGGAACGGGGCGACTATTTCACGATTCTCGTCGCGCGGCTGGATCTGCGATTTCAGCGGCTGCTCTATGCCACGGCCGGTCACTCCGGAGCTTGTGTTCATCGGCGGGGGGGAACGATGGAATGGTTTGTGCCGCCCAGCCTGCCCTTGGGATTTGCCCCGGGTCAGCGCTATCGCACCGTGGAGATCGGTTTTCTGCCCGGCGACCGCTTGTATGTGATGAGCGATGGCCTCTATGAAATTCCCAATTCGACCGGAGAACTGTGGGGCAAAGAGCGACTGGGGTTCGCTTTGAAAGAGGCAGCCGGCCGACCATTGCAGGATGCCCTGTCTCATGCTGTTGCGGAGGCGGCGCGATGGTCCGGTCAGAATTGCTTTCCGGACGACGTGGCGGTGATGGGGATTGAGCTGAAGGCATGA
- a CDS encoding PulJ/GspJ family protein: MCSPATLSKPQGGFTLIEILIAIALLGLIASMVFGSLMTTNHAVEVGRDASSREQTIRRVLRLMAEDLSLSRQDGALPWVGTNGWQEGRPADTVAFLAMNDGSSGPAARETELIRVVYTREGDRLLRFAKKNLYGLTDESIDRVELANHVRSFNLRYFDAQTRVWLDEWGGLNKLPKAVLIELTVQPPNTDPWTVREWITLEAAS, from the coding sequence ATGTGTTCGCCGGCAACGCTTTCTAAACCGCAGGGCGGGTTTACGCTGATCGAAATCCTGATCGCGATCGCCTTGCTCGGGCTTATCGCCTCGATGGTGTTCGGCTCGCTGATGACGACGAATCACGCCGTCGAAGTCGGACGAGACGCCTCCTCCCGAGAACAGACGATCAGAAGAGTGCTCCGCCTCATGGCCGAAGACCTGTCCTTGAGCAGACAAGACGGGGCCTTGCCGTGGGTGGGAACGAACGGATGGCAGGAGGGGCGGCCGGCCGACACCGTCGCCTTTCTCGCGATGAACGACGGCTCAAGCGGGCCGGCGGCGCGGGAGACCGAATTGATCCGCGTGGTGTACACACGCGAGGGCGACCGCCTGTTGCGATTCGCGAAAAAGAATCTGTACGGCCTCACCGACGAATCGATCGATCGCGTGGAATTGGCGAACCACGTCCGGTCGTTCAATCTCCGCTATTTCGACGCGCAAACCCGCGTATGGCTCGACGAGTGGGGAGGGCTCAACAAATTGCCCAAGGCGGTGTTGATTGAACTCACCGTTCAGCCGCCCAATACGGACCCCTGGACCGTCCGCGAATGGATCACGCTCGAAGCGGCATCATGA
- a CDS encoding response regulator: MKTERSSCRVLLVDSSRDLQADLARDAERLGFTLIAASGPSEAVASFEREVPDVVITDLFSSDEAGLALIEELRSRGETCPVVVIAAEASGAMVAKAFRAGATDYLQKPIITEEFTRVLTRVRRVAARAAAPLPGLLTFEQRLVLASDVSFVEETVLWLIQMTAMMVPETARAGLRGALQELLLNAVEHGNLEISHEEKKLAVAEGRYDRLLSERSARSALRGRCVIVEVSYDAGARRLKYRVADQGGGFDWRAMVAKKPGLDGSVEGSGRGVLLIRSLFPDLCYNERGNEATFTVPLD; encoded by the coding sequence ATGAAGACGGAACGATCGTCCTGCAGGGTGTTGCTCGTGGATTCTTCCCGCGATCTTCAGGCGGATCTGGCCCGTGACGCCGAGCGGCTGGGGTTCACGTTGATTGCGGCATCAGGTCCGTCGGAGGCGGTGGCCTCGTTTGAACGGGAAGTCCCCGACGTGGTGATCACCGATTTATTCTCGTCCGATGAAGCCGGCCTCGCCTTGATTGAAGAGCTGAGAAGTCGCGGCGAAACCTGCCCCGTGGTCGTGATCGCGGCGGAGGCGTCGGGGGCCATGGTCGCCAAGGCGTTCCGCGCGGGGGCGACGGATTATCTGCAAAAGCCGATCATCACGGAAGAGTTCACCCGCGTGCTGACCCGTGTTCGGCGCGTGGCGGCTCGGGCCGCGGCTCCGCTGCCCGGTTTGCTGACGTTCGAGCAGCGGCTCGTTCTGGCAAGCGACGTGAGCTTCGTTGAAGAAACGGTCCTCTGGTTGATACAGATGACGGCCATGATGGTGCCGGAGACGGCGCGAGCGGGCCTGCGCGGCGCGCTTCAGGAGTTGCTTCTCAACGCCGTGGAACATGGGAATCTTGAAATTTCCCATGAGGAGAAAAAACTCGCGGTGGCGGAAGGCCGATATGACCGCTTGCTGTCGGAGCGATCGGCCCGGTCGGCGCTCAGAGGTCGATGCGTCATCGTGGAAGTCTCCTACGACGCTGGAGCGCGTCGACTAAAGTATCGCGTTGCCGACCAAGGAGGGGGATTCGATTGGCGGGCGATGGTGGCGAAGAAGCCGGGCCTGGATGGATCGGTGGAGGGAAGCGGACGAGGGGTATTGCTCATACGGTCCCTGTTTCCCGATCTCTGCTATAACGAGCGGGGCAACGAGGCAACGTTTACGGTTCCTCTCGATTAG
- a CDS encoding prepilin-type N-terminal cleavage/methylation domain-containing protein: MTAPYDMPTTFSRESGFTLLEVMLAVALLAIALPVLLGLRNFDIDLHHRARELTTATLLAQEKLLETELAGLYPIGETTGEFRMPPLGAPMVDRTSDRPAGYRWKQTIAPTPLELVREVRVTISWPRGRTEETVEVSTYVFAGNAF, translated from the coding sequence ATGACGGCGCCGTACGACATGCCGACCACCTTCTCTCGCGAGAGCGGATTCACCCTGCTGGAAGTGATGCTGGCCGTCGCTCTGCTGGCGATCGCGCTGCCCGTTCTCCTCGGTCTCCGCAACTTCGACATCGACCTTCATCATCGCGCGCGCGAGTTGACCACGGCGACGCTCCTGGCGCAGGAAAAACTGCTGGAAACCGAATTGGCCGGCCTATACCCCATCGGAGAAACCACGGGAGAATTCCGAATGCCGCCGCTCGGCGCGCCCATGGTCGACCGTACGTCGGACCGGCCGGCGGGGTATCGATGGAAACAAACGATCGCGCCGACGCCGCTTGAGTTGGTTCGGGAGGTTCGGGTGACGATCTCCTGGCCGCGAGGAAGAACCGAAGAAACGGTCGAAGTCAGCACCTATGTGTTCGCCGGCAACGCTTTCTAA
- a CDS encoding Hpt domain-containing protein, with translation MNRNTVFDLREALSRIDDDRETLHAMIEVFLEQGPQDLAAVREALDRRDAAAAARFAHRLKGSALQFCADAAVEAAKAVEAAGKGGDVEETDRLFRKLETEAARLFEALRAELGGDLAA, from the coding sequence ATGAATCGTAATACCGTGTTTGATCTCCGGGAGGCGCTGAGTCGTATTGATGATGACCGCGAGACGCTTCACGCGATGATCGAGGTGTTCTTGGAGCAAGGTCCTCAGGATCTGGCGGCGGTTCGAGAGGCGTTGGATCGGCGAGATGCGGCCGCCGCGGCGCGATTCGCTCATCGATTAAAAGGATCGGCCCTTCAGTTTTGCGCGGATGCGGCGGTGGAGGCGGCGAAGGCGGTGGAAGCGGCGGGAAAAGGCGGCGACGTGGAAGAAACGGACAGACTGTTTCGGAAACTCGAAACCGAGGCGGCCCGCCTCTTCGAGGCGCTTCGCGCGGAGTTGGGCGGGGACCTGGCGGCATGA
- the gspN gene encoding type II secretion system protein GspN, whose amino-acid sequence MIGTRLDARKERLVWIAIGLGTLGFGLIATFPYDALQTRLASELNRTTGITIRAEEWSVAWPMGIEWRRVSLSLPEWDPIELALLKANVGLLQALGGTLALDVSARSDAASPAAGLTRVSLSASSLAAQGPWSATGRLQRVDLSRLFGRYVSRGVIDGEFAYRVESTHPVSQQIGGEGTWKAEATDVAIDRIPLGNGRTLSLTFTTISIGVECRDGVCRVAVLNGEGIDGSFTGEGTLTIQNPIRNSQLALTLTLVPGTGFAAKAPALGLPPLPVGSPITVKIVGPLAQPRIAL is encoded by the coding sequence ATGATCGGAACCCGGCTCGACGCTCGAAAGGAACGACTCGTGTGGATCGCGATCGGACTCGGCACGCTCGGGTTCGGCCTGATCGCGACCTTTCCCTACGACGCGTTGCAGACGAGACTCGCGTCCGAACTGAACCGGACGACCGGAATCACCATCCGGGCGGAGGAGTGGTCGGTCGCATGGCCGATGGGAATCGAATGGCGGCGGGTCTCCTTGTCCTTGCCCGAGTGGGACCCCATCGAACTCGCCCTACTCAAGGCAAACGTCGGTCTGCTTCAGGCGTTGGGCGGCACCCTTGCTCTCGACGTTAGCGCCAGATCCGACGCCGCCTCGCCCGCGGCCGGACTGACCCGCGTCAGCCTGTCGGCTTCCTCGCTGGCAGCGCAGGGGCCGTGGTCGGCGACGGGGCGGCTTCAGCGCGTCGATTTGTCTCGGTTGTTCGGCCGGTACGTCAGTCGCGGCGTGATCGACGGCGAGTTTGCATACCGTGTCGAATCGACCCATCCCGTCTCCCAACAGATCGGCGGAGAAGGGACGTGGAAAGCCGAGGCGACGGACGTCGCTATCGATCGCATCCCGCTGGGCAACGGACGAACCCTGTCGCTGACGTTCACAACAATCTCCATCGGCGTGGAGTGTCGAGACGGCGTGTGCAGGGTGGCGGTGCTCAACGGCGAGGGAATCGACGGATCGTTCACGGGAGAGGGAACCCTCACGATTCAGAATCCGATTCGGAACAGCCAACTGGCCTTGACCCTGACCCTTGTGCCTGGAACCGGATTTGCCGCGAAGGCCCCTGCCCTGGGGCTGCCTCCGCTCCCGGTCGGCTCGCCGATCACCGTCAAGATCGTCGGCCCATTGGCACAACCCAGGATCGCATTGTAA